In the genome of Anabaena cylindrica PCC 7122, the window AATTACTGCCTCAACCAGTCAAAAAATTGACTTAGAGAGTAAAATAATCCAGGATTTATTTCGCCAAGAATTGAATCGGGAAGTCAAAGACCGTCCAGGCTATCGAGCTGATGACCGCATTGGCCCCTTCAAATTAATTCTCGAACCATTTTCCATTGAAAATGGCCTGATGACACAAACCTTAAAAGTTCGTCGTCATGTTGTCATGGATCGGTATCGAGATATTATTGACGGAATGTTTGCCAATTAATTCTCCAGTTCGCGGATTTCCTCCGCGACGAGAATGGTGACTAGTACACAATGGCGAAAATAAGCCACCCATTTCAAAAGTCTAAAACCCTGACGCAATGCTAATTACAAATTACGCAAAGCAGTACTAGTCTCTTTTCTCCTGCAAACTATAAAAGTGAACGTAAAATATTTATGGATGTTTCCAACCCTCAATTGCTTCTCAAACGTGGCGTTAATGTCAAAGTCATCGTCACTCCTCTCTGGAAAGAGGAAGTGCAACAACAACTGCAAGCTCAGATCAATCAACTTGATCAGCAACTGCAACAATTAGATGTAGAAGGACAAAGAGCAGTTGCAGCAATTCAAAAACAAAGTTTACAACCACCAGGACCCCAAACCCTCCAACAAATTGACAATATCCAACTCCAGGTAAATCAAAAGAAAAGTGAACTGCTAGAACAAAAAAATCAACTACTACAAAATCTTCAGCAAGTGCAGTTTCTGGAATTAGATCAAGAAGTCAACCAATTCCAAATGGAAGGCTTTTTCCGGGCAGAAATCGGGGATAACTTGATTAGTAAAATGCAGGTGGAAATTGTGTTAAGAGATGGCGTTGTCGAAGAAATTCGCGGCGATATTTAACATCTAGTTATCGATCATTAGAAACAGGGAATACGGGCAAATAGGAAAAATATTTTTCTTCCTTTTTCCTATTCCCTGTTATGATATTTCCCGAAAATCTCAATATAAAACATAGATATATCAACAGTTTCAGGCTGAAAAAGTTGGAGAAGGTGTAAAAAAATAAGCGATGAAAGCATCAAAAACCGTTCATTTACCCAGATTTGAGAATATTCTGATCTCCTTCTAATTCTTCTTCCTGACTCCTGACTCCTGACTCCTGACTCCTAGCCCTAACGGAAAGACTTTTTCAACAAATCCTAATTACAGTTTTGTCCAAGTTTATTTTGGACTGAACCTTTAGAGAAACATTGCACTTGAGAGCCAGCCCAGATAATTTCCCAGACTGGTGGTGAGCTAACTAAGAGCGATCGCCCAAAGCGGTTCATTTCTACCCGATATTTAATCGCACCCACCGTATTATTTTTAGTCCGATTGATTTGGGTAATCGTCACTAACGCCTGATTCGGTTGAGGATAAGCTACTTCTATCTGGCTTTTTCCTGCCACCGATGTCACCTCATTCAGCATATTCAGAGCTAGATTCGCAGGATCACTG includes:
- a CDS encoding YlqD family protein, translating into MDVSNPQLLLKRGVNVKVIVTPLWKEEVQQQLQAQINQLDQQLQQLDVEGQRAVAAIQKQSLQPPGPQTLQQIDNIQLQVNQKKSELLEQKNQLLQNLQQVQFLELDQEVNQFQMEGFFRAEIGDNLISKMQVEIVLRDGVVEEIRGDI